The following coding sequences lie in one Benincasa hispida cultivar B227 unplaced genomic scaffold, ASM972705v1 Contig548, whole genome shotgun sequence genomic window:
- the LOC120069699 gene encoding uncharacterized protein LOC120069699, whose product MGCGISRLDPKEVVEATTNCSHNPPHPNNKFSYSTSNCFTGESKPWVHQHGPPSVPDRSSPDWEAPEEKIMKMKMDVKRGESKEMINDSKMAKGTRTQFEDDCSDGDDGDGNDGNGREICRGGSPSFREYCIDSESRSRSMASEDDFEGDHCKWPPDERMLNSEKEKGGENEMGKKERKGKGIRKALQRGKSGGVKNFLSASRRQQQQQQQNTNFPSSNNDTNSHKLHAKAS is encoded by the exons ATGGGTTGTGGCATCTCAAGGTTAGACCCTAAAGAGGTAGTCGAAGCAACAACAAATTGCTCTCACAATCCTCCTCATCCCAATAACAAATTCTCTTATTCCACTTCCAATTGCTTCACCGGTGAATCCAAGCCTTGGGTTCATCAACACGGACCTCCGTCCGTCCCTGATCGCTCTTCTCCCGATTGGGAAGCACCAgaagagaagataatgaagatgaagatggatgTCAAACGAGGAGAATCAAAAGAGATGATCAATGATTCAAAGATGGCGAAGGGAACTCGAACACAATTTGAAGACGATTGTAGCGATGGAGACGACGGCGATggaaatgatggaaatggtcgAGAGATTTGTCGAGGAGGATCACCGAGTTTCAGGGAATATTGTATTGACTCCGAGTCGAGATCAAGAAGCATGGCAAGCGAAG ATGATTTTGAAGGAGATCATTGCAAGTGGCCACCGGATGAACGAATGCTAAATTCAGAAAAAGAGAAG GGAGGAGAGAATGAAATGGGAAAGAAAGAACGGAAAGGAAAAGGCATAAGAAAGGCATTACAGCGCGGGAAATCAGGTGGGGTCAAGAATTTTTTGAGTGCTTCACGGCGTCAACAAcagcaacaacaacaaaacaCCAATTTTCCTTCTTCCAATAATGACACTAATTCCCATAAACTTCATGCTAAAGCCTCTTGA